One genomic segment of Suncus etruscus isolate mSunEtr1 chromosome 15, mSunEtr1.pri.cur, whole genome shotgun sequence includes these proteins:
- the CCDC28A gene encoding coiled-coil domain-containing protein 28A, producing MEERKMKRRSPKSFSTHSTQVVNAKKNAIPVSKSTGFSNPASQSTSQRPKLKRVMKEKTKPQGGEGKGTQAPPIQHSFLTDVSDVQEMERGLLSLLNDFHSGKLQAFGNECSIEQMEHVRGMQEKLARLNLELYGELEELPEDKRKAASDSNLDRLLSDLEELNSSIQKLHLADAQDVPNTSTS from the exons ATGGAAGAGAggaaaatgaagaggaggagtCCTAAGTCTTTCAGTACTCATTCAACTCAGGTGGTTAATGCCAAAAAGAATGCCATTCCAGTAAGTAAAAGCACTGGATTTTCAAATCCTGCATCTCAGTCAACATCGCAGCGgccaaaattaaaaag GGTGATGAAAGAAAAGACCAAACCTCAGGGTGGAGAAGGGAAAGGCACCCAGGCCCCTCCCATACAGCATTCCTTCCTTACTGATGTCTCAGATGTCCAGGAGATGGAGAGGGGCCTTCTCAGCCTTTTGAATGATTTCCACTCTGGGAAGCTTCAAGCATTTG GAAATGAATGCTCCATTGAACAGATGGAACATGTTCGGGGAATGCAGGAGAAATTAGCTCGCTTGAATTTGGAGCTCTATGGAGAGTTAGAGGAACTTCCTGAGGATAAGAGAAAAGCAGCCAGTGATTCTAATTTGGATAGACTTCTGTCTGAT cTAGAAGAATTGAACTCTTCCAT ACAGAAACTCCATCTGGCAGATGCGCAAGATGTTCCGAACACTTCTACAAGCTAA